The proteins below are encoded in one region of Enhydrobacter sp.:
- a CDS encoding type II secretion system F family protein produces MNALADHGLGIDMVVAYIALGIGMTILALGVVFGGFFAERRLRDRLEELKSRTRSGHRAIQMATLRRAENVGRLATVDRLLWRWLPNAGSIRRKLQASGMKVSLGEFALAALALALAVAFVLKVLLGLPSLVAFLGALAIGAGVPNFVVGRKARRRGQKFNLLFPEAVDLMVRALRAGLPVQEALGNVARDIKDPVGSIFLQAQQEIQLGVPIETALWRVAQTVQTDEFNFLIVAMSIQRDTGGNLAETLANLSALLRARQQLRLKIRAFTSEARATMLIMSGLPFVVCGLLLVVSPSYIKPLFTTTTGLTVAAAAGCSMAIGIFIMNKIATIKV; encoded by the coding sequence TTGAACGCGCTGGCAGATCATGGACTCGGCATCGATATGGTCGTGGCCTACATCGCGCTGGGGATCGGCATGACGATTCTGGCGCTTGGCGTCGTGTTCGGCGGCTTCTTCGCCGAGCGGCGACTGCGCGACCGCCTGGAAGAGCTCAAGTCGCGCACCCGCTCGGGCCATCGCGCGATCCAGATGGCGACGCTGCGCCGGGCCGAGAATGTCGGCCGGCTCGCCACCGTCGACAGGCTGCTGTGGCGCTGGCTGCCCAATGCCGGCAGCATTCGTCGCAAGCTGCAGGCGTCGGGCATGAAGGTGAGCCTGGGCGAATTCGCCCTGGCTGCGCTCGCTCTCGCCCTGGCGGTGGCCTTCGTGCTGAAGGTGTTGCTGGGCCTGCCGTCCCTGGTGGCCTTTCTGGGCGCGCTGGCGATCGGAGCAGGCGTGCCGAACTTCGTCGTCGGACGCAAGGCGCGCCGGCGTGGCCAGAAGTTCAATCTGCTGTTCCCCGAGGCCGTGGATCTGATGGTCCGCGCCCTGCGCGCCGGCTTGCCGGTTCAGGAGGCGCTCGGCAACGTGGCGCGCGACATCAAGGACCCGGTGGGATCCATCTTCCTGCAGGCACAGCAGGAGATCCAGCTCGGCGTCCCGATCGAGACGGCGCTGTGGCGCGTGGCGCAGACGGTGCAGACCGACGAGTTCAATTTCCTGATCGTCGCCATGTCGATCCAGCGCGACACGGGCGGCAACCTTGCCGAGACGCTGGCAAACCTGAGCGCTCTCCTGCGCGCCCGGCAGCAGCTCAGGCTCAAGATCCGCGCCTTCACGTCCGAGGCACGGGCGACGATGCTGATCATGTCCGGCCTGCCGTTCGTGGTGTGCGGTCTTCTGCTGGTGGTCTCGCCCAGCTACATCAAGCCGCTGTTCACCACCACGACCGGGCTCACGGTCGCCGCCGCGGCCGGCTGCAGCATGGCCATCGGCATCTTCATCATGAACAAGATCGCGACCATCAAGGTGTAG
- a CDS encoding type II secretion system F family protein, producing the protein MPSGGSDQNFMIVMAVAALVSFWALWLAVTWQPPMEARLKALRTRRMKTRSEQASGTRPSPKAASIGFMREIADKLNLLRGAAADQTTRKLRLAGFLSRDAAVVYVFVKLALPLTLGFVMILLTSVTGLLKVPDNLTLPVSIGGVLAGFVLPDLYIKNVTTKRRDTLNLVLPEGLDLLTICVEAGLSIDAAFRRVAKEMAGSMPELAAEFEMTAIELTYLPDRQQALENMAERSDSAAMAALVNALRQTEKYGTPLANSLRILSQEFRQTRAAKAEEKGARMPALMTVPLMVFLLPTLIMVLLAPAIMSIFALT; encoded by the coding sequence ATGCCCTCAGGCGGATCGGACCAGAACTTCATGATCGTCATGGCGGTCGCGGCGCTCGTCTCCTTCTGGGCGCTGTGGCTCGCGGTCACCTGGCAGCCGCCGATGGAGGCCCGTCTCAAGGCGCTGCGCACCCGGCGCATGAAGACGCGCAGCGAGCAGGCGAGCGGTACGCGACCCTCGCCCAAGGCCGCGTCGATCGGCTTCATGCGCGAGATTGCCGACAAGCTCAATCTGCTGCGCGGCGCTGCCGCCGACCAGACCACGCGCAAGCTGCGCCTCGCCGGCTTCCTGTCGCGCGATGCCGCGGTGGTGTACGTCTTCGTCAAGCTCGCGCTGCCGCTGACGCTCGGCTTCGTGATGATCCTGCTGACCTCGGTGACCGGGCTGCTGAAGGTGCCCGACAACCTGACCCTGCCGGTCAGCATAGGGGGCGTTCTGGCAGGCTTCGTGCTGCCCGATCTCTACATCAAGAACGTGACGACCAAGCGCCGGGATACGCTGAACCTGGTCCTGCCTGAAGGCCTCGATCTGCTGACCATCTGCGTCGAAGCGGGGCTCAGCATCGACGCCGCCTTCCGCCGCGTGGCGAAGGAGATGGCGGGATCGATGCCGGAGCTCGCCGCCGAATTCGAGATGACAGCGATCGAGCTCACCTATCTGCCCGACCGCCAGCAGGCGCTCGAGAACATGGCCGAGCGCTCCGATTCGGCCGCCATGGCGGCTCTCGTGAACGCGCTCCGTCAGACCGAGAAATACGGCACGCCGCTTGCCAACTCGCTGCGGATCCTGAGCCAGGAATTCCGTCAGACCCGGGCGGCGAAAGCGGAGGAGAAGGGGGCCCGCATGCCGGCGCTGATGACGGTGCCGCTGATGGTCTTCCTGCTGCCGACCCTGATCATGGTGCTTCTGGCGCCGGCCATAATGTCGATTTTTGCCTTGACCTGA
- a CDS encoding pilus assembly protein TadG-related protein, with product MYAVAVPVFAGVVAVGAETGNFYRVKRQMQNAADAAALSASIDSVAGKSSAAIATDALYQAQRNGFTNGVDNVTVTVNSPPLSGPNVSTPGAVEVVIRKSSQSFVFGNALNAFLGQSSNPFNLTARSVAARSSYTKSGQTTTTTTNTSYEGCLVALTDKQEQGISFSSFNNFKSDCSVLSNGTASTNDKNASIYFTSFNTANFNTIWSRGSFYQASSNKLTYNSLITNQTTKVVDPYASLPDPTLGPSSTACTYTNFKAPSGSSVTLLPGTYCGGLDIEGGVSTVYFMAGTYYIANGDFFITSVNNISCSNCVDGSSGVTIVLTRTSDYPTSAIGGFKITSENNVTLSAPPSGPYKGVLVYQDRNADVGTMTTTSKIFTLYSLNNAKLAGAIYFPNNRIDLSSLNNAGNSTQGCTVWIGRYVKFSSYNNNFIAGCSLFGTTPAGIQTTTTTTGTGPVTVTTSRVVE from the coding sequence ATGTACGCCGTTGCCGTTCCGGTCTTCGCCGGGGTGGTGGCTGTCGGCGCCGAGACGGGAAACTTCTACCGCGTCAAGCGGCAGATGCAGAATGCGGCCGACGCTGCCGCGCTTTCCGCCTCGATCGACAGCGTGGCGGGCAAGTCCTCGGCGGCCATCGCGACGGACGCGCTGTACCAGGCTCAGCGCAACGGCTTTACCAACGGCGTCGACAACGTCACGGTGACCGTCAACAGTCCGCCGCTCTCGGGCCCCAACGTCAGCACGCCCGGCGCGGTCGAGGTCGTCATCAGGAAGTCGTCGCAGAGCTTCGTTTTCGGCAATGCGCTGAATGCCTTCCTGGGCCAGTCCAGCAATCCGTTCAACCTGACGGCCCGCTCGGTGGCGGCCAGGAGCAGCTACACCAAGTCGGGCCAGACGACGACGACGACCACGAACACCAGTTACGAAGGCTGCCTGGTGGCGTTGACTGACAAGCAAGAGCAGGGGATCAGCTTCAGCTCCTTCAACAATTTCAAGTCCGACTGCTCGGTCCTGTCCAACGGCACGGCGTCGACCAACGACAAGAACGCTTCCATCTACTTCACGTCGTTCAACACGGCGAACTTCAACACGATCTGGTCGCGCGGCTCGTTCTATCAGGCGAGCTCGAACAAGCTGACCTACAATTCGCTGATCACCAATCAGACGACCAAGGTCGTGGATCCCTACGCCTCGCTGCCGGATCCGACCCTGGGCCCGTCGAGCACGGCGTGCACCTACACCAACTTCAAGGCGCCCAGCGGCAGCTCCGTCACCCTCTTGCCGGGCACCTACTGCGGCGGCCTCGATATCGAAGGAGGCGTCAGCACCGTCTACTTCATGGCGGGCACCTACTACATCGCCAACGGTGATTTCTTCATCACGAGCGTGAACAATATCTCTTGCTCGAACTGCGTCGACGGCAGTTCCGGCGTCACGATCGTCCTCACCCGCACCTCGGACTATCCCACCTCCGCAATCGGTGGCTTCAAGATCACGTCCGAGAACAACGTGACGCTCAGCGCTCCGCCGAGCGGCCCTTACAAGGGAGTTCTGGTCTACCAGGATCGCAATGCCGACGTCGGCACGATGACTACGACCTCCAAGATCTTCACCTTGTACTCGCTCAACAACGCGAAGCTGGCCGGGGCGATCTATTTCCCGAACAATCGTATCGACCTGTCGAGCCTCAACAACGCCGGCAACAGCACGCAAGGCTGCACGGTATGGATCGGCCGCTACGTCAAGTTCTCGTCGTACAACAACAACTTCATTGCCGGCTGCAGCCTCTTCGGCACCACGCCGGCAGGCATTCAGACGACGACGACCACGACCGGCACGGGGCCCGTCACCGTTACGACGAGCCGAGTGGTGGAGTAA
- a CDS encoding TadE/TadG family type IV pilus assembly protein, which translates to MRHPLDGLLRRFAPQDGGNVLIEFALALPVLCLMLVGGFDIGRYALQKSAIAQGARAGAQYGVFNPTDSANINATAQSASGLSGVTATNTVFCECTAGTSISCSTTCGSGQPPTKYITVSTSKGYSSVVARSTVDFGIFGSWTPPTSMSASVTMIVPQ; encoded by the coding sequence ATGCGCCATCCTCTCGATGGGCTCCTGCGGCGGTTCGCGCCGCAGGACGGCGGCAATGTCCTGATCGAGTTCGCGCTCGCCTTGCCGGTCCTCTGCCTCATGCTGGTCGGCGGTTTCGACATCGGCCGCTATGCGTTGCAGAAGTCGGCCATCGCCCAGGGCGCCCGCGCCGGCGCGCAGTACGGGGTCTTCAACCCGACCGATTCGGCCAACATCAATGCGACGGCGCAGAGCGCGTCGGGCCTCAGCGGCGTTACGGCGACCAACACCGTCTTCTGCGAATGCACGGCGGGAACGTCGATCTCGTGCTCGACGACCTGCGGCTCCGGCCAGCCGCCGACCAAGTACATCACCGTCAGCACGAGCAAGGGATATTCGTCCGTGGTCGCGCGGTCCACGGTCGACTTCGGCATCTTCGGAAGCTGGACGCCGCCCACGTCGATGTCGGCGTCCGTGACGATGATCGTTCCTCAATAA
- a CDS encoding TadE/TadG family type IV pilus assembly protein has protein sequence MTLPGKFGQLWSDRCGGAALEFAMVAPVFIGLTLGALELGRMYYVRQNLEYATEQAARYYSLNPSASTSDVTSKFDGFLVGNIASNATVSYADTTNCNGNAYVVCTTVTATYPFSFTSSYLGFAPTTLTARSRAVRQQ, from the coding sequence ATGACCTTGCCGGGCAAGTTTGGCCAGCTTTGGTCCGACAGATGTGGCGGCGCCGCCCTCGAGTTCGCCATGGTGGCGCCGGTGTTCATCGGATTGACGCTGGGCGCGCTCGAGCTCGGGCGCATGTACTATGTCCGCCAGAATCTGGAATATGCGACCGAGCAGGCCGCCCGCTACTACAGCCTGAATCCGAGCGCGTCGACGTCCGACGTGACGAGCAAGTTCGACGGTTTTTTGGTGGGCAATATCGCCAGCAACGCGACCGTTTCCTATGCCGACACGACCAACTGCAACGGCAACGCCTATGTCGTCTGCACGACGGTCACTGCCACCTACCCGTTCTCCTTCACCAGTTCCTATCTCGGATTCGCACCCACGACCCTGACGGCGAGGTCGCGGGCCGTTCGCCAGCAATGA